A genomic region of Eucalyptus grandis isolate ANBG69807.140 chromosome 5, ASM1654582v1, whole genome shotgun sequence contains the following coding sequences:
- the LOC120293921 gene encoding ervatamin-B-like produces the protein MAFMLKSELIICLALILGAWAWHKMLHNPTIAEQHEQWMANYGRTYNDPQEKAMRQAIFTKNLQFIEDFNKSGNRTFKLGLNQFSDLTNEEFVRSHTGCLAPRRPEPAITTSVSHQKLTGDVPDHIDWVEKGVVNAIKYQGHCGSCWAFSVVAAVEGIVGITNGTLPVLSEQQLVDCVTTNFGCGGGYLEYAFEYIIQNQGIASEDSYPYEAEQGTCDATKAEEHAAQIKGFTHVPSGEDELTKAVAQQPVSVIIPSSGQEFQYYSGGVFNGECGPTLDHAVVVVGYGTSEEGTDFWKIRNSWGETWGERGYMRIQRGSGSSEGICKVASAASYPTV, from the exons ATGGCTTTTATGCTCAAGAGTGAACTCATCATCTGCCTTGCTCTAATTCTTGGCGCTTGGGCGTGGCATAAGATGTTGCACAATCCCACCATTGCCGAGCAGCATGAGCAATGGATGGCCAATTACGGCCGGACCTACAACGACCCACAGGAGAAGGCGATGCGCCAGGCGATTTTCACAAAGAACTTGCAGTTCATCGAAGATTTCAACAAGTCCGGGAATCGGACTTTCAAATTAGGTCTCAACCAATTCTCAGACTTGACCAACGAGGAGTTTGTCCGGAGCCATACTGGATGCTTGGCACCCAGGCGACCTGAGCCTGCCATAACAACGTCCGTTAGCCACCAAAAGCTGACCGGAGATGTTCCTGATCACATTGACTGGGTAGAGAAAGGTGTCGTAAACGCGATTAAGTACCAAGGCCATTGTG GATCCTGCTGGGCATTCTCAGTCGTTGCAGCAGTAGAAGGAATCGTGGGTATCACCAACGGTACACTGCCGGTGCTCTCCGAGCAACAGCTAGTAGATTGTGTGACTACAAACTTCGGCTGTGGAGGCGGTTACCTAGAATATGCTTTCGAGTACATTATCCAAAACCAAGGAATTGCGTCCGAGGATAGCTATCCATATGAAGCAGAACAGGGGACCTGCGATGCAACAAAAGCAGAAGAGCACGCGGCACAGATCAAGGGTTTCACGCATGTCCCGTCTGGGGAGGACGAGCTCACGAAGGCAGTTGCGCAGCAGCCGGTCTCAGTCATAATCCCATCAAGCGGCCAAGAGTTCCAGTACTATAGTGGAGGCGTGTTCAATGGGGAATGTGGCCCGACGCTAGACCACGCAGTCGTCGTGGTTGGGTACGGGACAAGCGAAGAAGGAACCGACTTCTGGAAGATCAGGAACTCGTGGGGCGAGACATGGGGTGAACGCGGTTACATGAGGATTCAAAGAGGCAGTGGTAGTTCCGAAGGAATATGCAAAGTCGCATCGGCAGCTTCTTATCCAACTGTTTGA
- the LOC120293920 gene encoding phospholipase A1-IIgamma-like, translated as MDNFGQVLREVRKQVDLYAGKGETISITVAGHSLGAALATINALDIVTNGYNAPIDHPRMPAKFSLSEKLRALRVTNALDIVPFIAPIRCYHVGEQLLVDSRKSPDLKPLYKGPTGAVAIGHMLETCLHLIAGTQGINSNKFNRERRGIALLNKGMDAPKDGSKIPANWLVAKNKNMVQVEVTGDWKLADLYIPPAEDN; from the exons ATGGACAACTTTGGTCAGGTTCTAAGGGAGGTCCGGAAGCAAGTCGATCTCTATGCCGGTAAAGGCGAAACCATCAGCATAACAGTGGCCGGCCACAGCTTGGGCGCGGCTTTGGCAACGATCAATGCGCTGGACATCGTGACCAATGGCTACAACGCGCCCATCGACCACCCGAGAATGCCT GCGAAGTTCTCCTTGTCCGAGAAGCTCCGCGCCCTTCGAGTGACCAACGCCCTTGATATCGTTCCCTTCATCGCTCCAATCAGATGTTACCACGTCGGAGAACAGCTGCTGGTCGACTCGCGCAAGTCCCCGGACCTGAAGCCTCTCTACAAGGGTCCAACTGGCGCCGTGGCAATCGGGCATATGTTGGAGACGTGCCTGCATCTAATCGCGGGCACACAAGGCATCAATAGTAACAAATTCAATAGGGAGCGTCGCGGGATTGCGCTGCTGAACAAGGGAATGGATGCTCCGAAGGATGGAAGCAAAATTCCGGCTAATTGGTTGGTGGcgaagaacaagaacatggTCCAGGTTGAGGTCACTGGAGACTGGAAATTGGCCGATCTGTACATCCCACCTGCAGAAGATAATTAG